In Candidatus Rokuibacteriota bacterium, the genomic stretch ACAAGCTGGTGATGACAAAAGGCACACGATCTAGTACACTTGCCACGTGAGGAGGTTCCGCTGGAACCCCGAGAAGAACGAAGCACTGAAGGCAGAACCGGGAATCTCATTTGAGCGGATCGTACTTGCCATCGAGGACGGCGATGTCTTGGATGTACTGCGGCATCCTAA encodes the following:
- a CDS encoding toxin; amino-acid sequence: MRRFRWNPEKNEALKAEPGISFERIVLAIEDGDVLDVLRHP